A single genomic interval of Bradyrhizobium japonicum USDA 6 harbors:
- a CDS encoding alpha/beta fold hydrolase, with translation MASELRKIGVSEDCELAVRIDDYLLPWDVKPPVVMLHGLAESGEAFRRWVPYFATHHLVVRPDLRGYGDSTPMQGDYVYRFAGLGDDIIRMLDALKLDRVFLVGGKIGGTLAMHLTAKHPDRVIAVAAVGAPASLTSFNERAPTWRKQIRERGVEPWVRETTAGRLGSSLPPAALDWWIKLMSKTKASTLEAFLQMVPTVDVTGELPSIKRPTLVITTTGSGLGDVASVKTWQETIPGSKLEVLPGDSYHVAATDPDACAQKVRAFFDRVAT, from the coding sequence GAACTGCGGAAGATCGGTGTCAGCGAGGATTGCGAGCTTGCGGTTCGCATCGACGACTATCTGCTGCCGTGGGACGTCAAACCGCCGGTCGTGATGCTGCACGGGCTCGCCGAAAGCGGCGAGGCGTTCCGGCGCTGGGTGCCCTATTTCGCCACGCATCACCTCGTGGTGCGGCCTGACCTGCGCGGCTATGGCGATTCGACGCCGATGCAGGGCGATTATGTCTATCGCTTCGCCGGCCTTGGCGACGACATCATCCGGATGCTGGACGCGCTGAAACTCGACCGCGTCTTCCTGGTTGGCGGCAAGATCGGCGGCACGCTGGCGATGCATCTGACCGCCAAGCACCCGGATCGCGTGATCGCAGTCGCCGCGGTCGGTGCGCCGGCCTCGCTCACCTCGTTCAACGAGCGGGCGCCGACCTGGCGCAAGCAGATCCGCGAGCGGGGCGTCGAGCCCTGGGTGCGCGAGACCACCGCGGGCCGACTCGGTTCGTCGCTGCCGCCGGCGGCGCTCGACTGGTGGATCAAGCTGATGTCGAAGACCAAGGCTTCGACGCTGGAGGCATTCCTACAGATGGTGCCGACGGTCGACGTCACCGGCGAGCTTCCGTCCATCAAGCGTCCGACGCTGGTGATCACCACGACCGGCTCTGGTCTTGGCGACGTCGCCTCCGTGAAGACGTGGCAGGAGACGATCCCGGGCTCGAAGCTGGAAGTGCTGCCGGGCGATTCCTATCACGTCGCCGCGACCGACCCGGACGCATGTGCGCAAAAAGTTCGCGCGTTCTTCGATCGCGTAGCGACTTAA